A genomic segment from Bradyrhizobium sp. ISRA430 encodes:
- a CDS encoding uracil-DNA glycosylase, translating to MGKASAPNTRLDHRRVAPEGRFRRPRLYVVGEAPGAEESTQGRPFVGPAGRALREMLEEAGIEPRQVRLANVIPFRPIAYSKDRKPRNRSPTIEEVDHYGAAVLADIRRSRPGIIVALGSTASRLFGQSQSIRMTRKAKLQFEGHPLRITFHPAYARRFGGRNGDAWRQAVADLRLAWQESAVHLNPNRA from the coding sequence ATGGGCAAGGCAAGCGCCCCCAACACACGTCTCGATCATCGTCGTGTCGCGCCCGAGGGCCGGTTCCGACGACCGCGGCTATACGTGGTTGGCGAGGCACCCGGCGCCGAGGAGTCTACGCAGGGCAGGCCTTTTGTCGGTCCGGCCGGCAGAGCGTTGCGCGAGATGCTGGAGGAGGCCGGAATCGAACCCCGCCAGGTGCGTTTGGCAAACGTCATTCCTTTCCGGCCAATCGCATATTCCAAGGATCGGAAACCACGCAATCGCAGCCCAACGATCGAGGAAGTCGACCACTATGGCGCAGCCGTGTTAGCCGACATCCGGCGTTCAAGGCCTGGCATAATCGTTGCGCTCGGCAGCACAGCATCCCGCCTGTTTGGCCAGTCACAATCAATCCGGATGACGCGCAAGGCAAAACTGCAATTTGAAGGCCATCCGCTCCGCATCACTTTCCACCCAGCCTACGCCCGCCGCTTCGGCGGGCGTAACGGCGATGCATGGCGTCAGGCGGTCGCTGATCTCCGCCTGGCTTGGCAAGAATCGGCGGTTCATTTGAATCCAAATCGCGCTTGA